A stretch of Apodemus sylvaticus chromosome 18, mApoSyl1.1, whole genome shotgun sequence DNA encodes these proteins:
- the Nr2f6 gene encoding nuclear receptor subfamily 2 group F member 6: MAMVTGGWGGPGGDTNGVDKAGGSYPRATEDDSASPPGATSDAEPGDEERPGLQVDCVVCGDKSSGKHYGVFTCEGCKSFFKRSIRRNLSYTCRSNRDCQIDQHHRNQCQYCRLKKCFRVGMRKEAVQRGRIPHALPGPAACSPPGAAGVEPFAGPPVSELIAQLLRAEPYPAAGRFGGGGAVLGIDNVCELAARLLFSTVEWARHAPFFPELPAADQVALLRLSWSELFVLNAAQAALPLHTAPLLAAAGLHAAPMAAERAVAFMDQVRAFQEQVDKLGRLQVDAAEYGCLKAIALFTPDACGLSDPAHVESLQEKAQVALTEYVRAQYPSQPQRFGRLLLRLPALRAVPASLISQLFFMRLVGKTPIETLIRDMLLSGSTFNWPYGSG, encoded by the exons ATGGCCATGGTGACCGGTGGCTGGGGCGGCCCCGGAGGCGACACGAACGGCGTGGACAAGGCTGGTGGGAGCTACCCACGCGCGACCGAGGACGACTCGGCGTCGCCTCCCGGGGCGACCAGCGACGCGGAGCCGGGCGACGAGGAGCGTCCGGGCTTGCAGGTGGACTGCGTGGTGTGCGGAGACAAGTCCAGCGGCAAGCACTACGGCGTGTTCACCTGCGAGGGCTGCAAGAGTTTCTTCAAGCGCAGCATCCGCCGCAATCTCAGCTACACCTGCCG GTCCAACCGCGACTGTCAGATTGATCAGCACCACCGGAACCAGTGTCAGTACTGTCGTCTCAAGAAGTGCTTCCGGGTGGGCATGCGTAAGGAGG CCGTGCAGCGCGGCCGCATCCCGCACGCGCTCCCGGGCCCCGCGGCCTGCAGCCCCCCGGGCGCGGCGGGCGTCGAGCCGTTCGCGGGGCCGCCGGTATCCGAGCTGATCGCGCAGCTGCTGCGCGCCGAGCCCTACCCCGCAGCCGGGCgcttcggcggcggcggcgccgtGCTGGGCATCGACAACGTGTGCGAGCTGGCGGCGCGCCTGCTGTTCAGCACGGTCGAGTGGGCCCGCCACGCGCCCTTCTTCCCCGAGCTGCCGGCCGCCGACCAGGTGGCGCTGCTGCGGCTCAGCTGGAGTGAGCTCTTCGTGCTGAACGCGGCGCAGGCGGCGCTGCCGCTGCATACGGCACCGCTGCTGGCCGCCGCGGGGCTGCACGCCGCGCCCATGGCCGCCGAGCGCGCCGTGGCCTTCATGGACCAGGTGCGAGCCTTCCAGGAGCAGGTGGACAAGCTGGGCCGCCTGCAGGTGGATGCTGCCGAGTACGGCTGCCTCAAGGCCATCGCGCTCTTCACGCCTG ATGCCTGTGGCCTTTCTGACCCAGCCCACGTGGAGAGCCTGCAGGAGAAGGCACAGGTGGCCCTCACGGAGTACGTGCGAGCCCAGTACCCATCGCAGCCGCAGCGCTTTGGGCGCCTGCTGCTGCGGCTGCCAGCCCTGCGAGCCGTGCCCGCGTCCCTCATCTCCCAGCTCTTCTTCATGCGCCTGGTGGGCAAGACGCCCATCGAGACGCTCATCCGGGACATGCTTCTGTCAGGGAGCACCTTTAACTGGCCCTACGGCTCGGGCTAG
- the Ocel1 gene encoding occludin/ELL domain-containing protein 1 isoform X2 → MQIPAGPASRRGPRGSGSRPAGRDATCNSRPAARGRQSAAAPCMPALERPQPRAQRPQSQPGLDQLCTRPRKIVFADELRPQAPLHSEKPPRDLGPRPKPVPDYELKYPPVTSRRDRSRYAAVFQDQHGEFLELQREVGATQAKLQQLETLLLTLPPPRSQEVRVAAHVRREFEKKRADPRFLDKQARCNYLKGKLRHLKAQIRKFDDQQDSDSEDSVYF, encoded by the exons ATGCAAATACCCGCAGGCCCCGCCTCCAGGCGCGGCCCGCGCGGCTCCGGGTCCAGGCCCGCAGGCCGGGACGCTACTTGCAATTCGCGCCCTGCCGCCAGGGGGCGCCAGAGCGCTGCAGCCCCATGCATGCCTGCCCTGGAGCGTCCGCAGCCCCGCGCCCAAAGGCCGCAGAGCCAGCCCGGGCTGGACCAGCTCTGCACGAGGCCCAGGAAGATCGTGTTTGCGGATGAGCTGCGCCCCCAGGCcccactgcactcagagaagCCTCCCAGGGATCTGGGACCCCGCCCCAAGCCAGTGCCTGACTACGAGCT TAAGTACCCACCAGTGACCAGCAGAAGGGACCGGAGCCGCTATGCCGCAGTGTTCCAGGACCAGCACGGAGAGTTTTTGGAGCTCCAGCGGGAGGTGGGGGCCACGCAGGCTAAGCTCCAGCAACTGGAAACCCTGCTGCTGACACTGCCCCCGCCGCGGAGCCAG GAGGTTCGCGTGGCAGCTCATGTCAGGAGAGAGTTTGAGAAGAAGCGGGCG GATCCCAGATTCCTGGATAAGCAGGCTCGCTGTAACTACCTgaagggtaaactgaggcaccTCAAGGCCCAGATCCGCAAATTTGATGACCAACAGGACAGCGACAGTGAAGACTCCGTGTATTTCTGA
- the Ocel1 gene encoding occludin/ELL domain-containing protein 1 isoform X4 — MQIPAGPASRRGPRGSGSRPAGRDATCNSRPAARGRQSAAAPCMPALERPQPRAQRPQSQPGLDQLCTRPRKIVFADELRPQAPLHSEKPPRDLGPRPKPVPDYELKYPPVTSRRDRSRYAAVFQDQHGEFLELQREVGATQAKLQQLETLLLTLPPPRSQEVRVAAHVRREFEKKRAVSGDSWGHRIPDSWISRLAVTT, encoded by the exons ATGCAAATACCCGCAGGCCCCGCCTCCAGGCGCGGCCCGCGCGGCTCCGGGTCCAGGCCCGCAGGCCGGGACGCTACTTGCAATTCGCGCCCTGCCGCCAGGGGGCGCCAGAGCGCTGCAGCCCCATGCATGCCTGCCCTGGAGCGTCCGCAGCCCCGCGCCCAAAGGCCGCAGAGCCAGCCCGGGCTGGACCAGCTCTGCACGAGGCCCAGGAAGATCGTGTTTGCGGATGAGCTGCGCCCCCAGGCcccactgcactcagagaagCCTCCCAGGGATCTGGGACCCCGCCCCAAGCCAGTGCCTGACTACGAGCT TAAGTACCCACCAGTGACCAGCAGAAGGGACCGGAGCCGCTATGCCGCAGTGTTCCAGGACCAGCACGGAGAGTTTTTGGAGCTCCAGCGGGAGGTGGGGGCCACGCAGGCTAAGCTCCAGCAACTGGAAACCCTGCTGCTGACACTGCCCCCGCCGCGGAGCCAG GAGGTTCGCGTGGCAGCTCATGTCAGGAGAGAGTTTGAGAAGAAGCGGGCGGTGAGTGGAGACtcctggggtcacag GATCCCAGATTCCTGGATAAGCAGGCTCGCTGTAACTACCTga
- the Ocel1 gene encoding occludin/ELL domain-containing protein 1 isoform X1, whose amino-acid sequence MQIPAGPASRRGPRGSGSRPAGRDATCNSRPAARGRQSAAAPCMPALERPQPRAQRPQSQPGLDQLCTRPRKIVFADELRPQAPLHSEKPPRDLGPRPKPVPDYELKYPPVTSRRDRSRYAAVFQDQHGEFLELQREVGATQAKLQQLETLLLTLPPPRSQKEVRVAAHVRREFEKKRADPRFLDKQARCNYLKGKLRHLKAQIRKFDDQQDSDSEDSVYF is encoded by the exons ATGCAAATACCCGCAGGCCCCGCCTCCAGGCGCGGCCCGCGCGGCTCCGGGTCCAGGCCCGCAGGCCGGGACGCTACTTGCAATTCGCGCCCTGCCGCCAGGGGGCGCCAGAGCGCTGCAGCCCCATGCATGCCTGCCCTGGAGCGTCCGCAGCCCCGCGCCCAAAGGCCGCAGAGCCAGCCCGGGCTGGACCAGCTCTGCACGAGGCCCAGGAAGATCGTGTTTGCGGATGAGCTGCGCCCCCAGGCcccactgcactcagagaagCCTCCCAGGGATCTGGGACCCCGCCCCAAGCCAGTGCCTGACTACGAGCT TAAGTACCCACCAGTGACCAGCAGAAGGGACCGGAGCCGCTATGCCGCAGTGTTCCAGGACCAGCACGGAGAGTTTTTGGAGCTCCAGCGGGAGGTGGGGGCCACGCAGGCTAAGCTCCAGCAACTGGAAACCCTGCTGCTGACACTGCCCCCGCCGCGGAGCCAG AAGGAGGTTCGCGTGGCAGCTCATGTCAGGAGAGAGTTTGAGAAGAAGCGGGCG GATCCCAGATTCCTGGATAAGCAGGCTCGCTGTAACTACCTgaagggtaaactgaggcaccTCAAGGCCCAGATCCGCAAATTTGATGACCAACAGGACAGCGACAGTGAAGACTCCGTGTATTTCTGA
- the Ocel1 gene encoding occludin/ELL domain-containing protein 1 isoform X3 gives MQIPAGPASRRGPRGSGSRPAGRDATCNSRPAARGRQSAAAPCMPALERPQPRAQRPQSQPGLDQLCTRPRKIVFADELRPQAPLHSEKPPRDLGPRPKPVPDYELKYPPVTSRRDRSRYAAVFQDQHGEFLELQREVGATQAKLQQLETLLLTLPPPRSQKEVRVAAHVRREFEKKRAVSGDSWGHRIPDSWISRLAVTT, from the exons ATGCAAATACCCGCAGGCCCCGCCTCCAGGCGCGGCCCGCGCGGCTCCGGGTCCAGGCCCGCAGGCCGGGACGCTACTTGCAATTCGCGCCCTGCCGCCAGGGGGCGCCAGAGCGCTGCAGCCCCATGCATGCCTGCCCTGGAGCGTCCGCAGCCCCGCGCCCAAAGGCCGCAGAGCCAGCCCGGGCTGGACCAGCTCTGCACGAGGCCCAGGAAGATCGTGTTTGCGGATGAGCTGCGCCCCCAGGCcccactgcactcagagaagCCTCCCAGGGATCTGGGACCCCGCCCCAAGCCAGTGCCTGACTACGAGCT TAAGTACCCACCAGTGACCAGCAGAAGGGACCGGAGCCGCTATGCCGCAGTGTTCCAGGACCAGCACGGAGAGTTTTTGGAGCTCCAGCGGGAGGTGGGGGCCACGCAGGCTAAGCTCCAGCAACTGGAAACCCTGCTGCTGACACTGCCCCCGCCGCGGAGCCAG AAGGAGGTTCGCGTGGCAGCTCATGTCAGGAGAGAGTTTGAGAAGAAGCGGGCGGTGAGTGGAGACtcctggggtcacag GATCCCAGATTCCTGGATAAGCAGGCTCGCTGTAACTACCTga
- the Ocel1 gene encoding occludin/ELL domain-containing protein 1 isoform X5 yields MQIPAGPASRRGPRGSGSRPAGRDATCNSRPAARGRQSAAAPCMPALERPQPRAQRPQSQPGLDQLCTRPRKIVFADELRPQAPLHSEKPPRDLGPRPKPVPDYELRRFAWQLMSGESLRRSGRIPDSWISRLAVTT; encoded by the exons ATGCAAATACCCGCAGGCCCCGCCTCCAGGCGCGGCCCGCGCGGCTCCGGGTCCAGGCCCGCAGGCCGGGACGCTACTTGCAATTCGCGCCCTGCCGCCAGGGGGCGCCAGAGCGCTGCAGCCCCATGCATGCCTGCCCTGGAGCGTCCGCAGCCCCGCGCCCAAAGGCCGCAGAGCCAGCCCGGGCTGGACCAGCTCTGCACGAGGCCCAGGAAGATCGTGTTTGCGGATGAGCTGCGCCCCCAGGCcccactgcactcagagaagCCTCCCAGGGATCTGGGACCCCGCCCCAAGCCAGTGCCTGACTACGAGCT AAGGAGGTTCGCGTGGCAGCTCATGTCAGGAGAGAGTTTGAGAAGAAGCGGGCG GATCCCAGATTCCTGGATAAGCAGGCTCGCTGTAACTACCTga
- the Use1 gene encoding vesicle transport protein USE1, translating to MAQAEGAGHRPLATSRLELNLVRLLCRCESMAAEKRDPDEWRLEKYVGALEDMLQALKVQASKPASEVISEYSRKVDFLKGMLRAEKLTSSSEKALANQFLAPGRVPTTARERVPATKTVHLQSRARYTSEMRSELLGTESSGECEVDVRKRAGVKWPRPADEKQSASELDLVLQRHQGLQEKLAEEMLGLARSLKTNTLAAQSVIKKDNQTLSHSLKMADQNLEKLKLESERLEQHAQKSVNWLLWAMLIVVCFVFISMILFIRIMPRLK from the exons ATGGCGCAGGCGGAAGGCGCCGGTCACCGCCCGCTGGCGACGTCGCGGCTGGAGTTGAACCTGGTACGGCTGCTCTGTCGCTGTGAGTCGATGGCGGCAGAAAAACGAGACCCTGACGAGTGGCGTCTGGAGAAG TATGTGGGTGCCCTGGAAGACATGCTGCAGGCCCTGAAGGTCCAAGCGAG TAAACCGGCCTCGGAAGTGATCAGCGAGTACTCCCGCAAAGTGGACTTTCTGAAGGGCATGCTGCGGGCGGAGAAGCTG ACCTCCTCCTCTGAAAAGGCTCTAGCCAACCAGTTCCTGGCTCCTGGCCGCGTGCCCACCACAGCCAGGGAGCGGGTGCCTGCCACCAAGACTGTCCACTTGCAGTCCAGGGCTCGTTACACCAGCGAGATGCGGAGTGAGCTCTTGGGCACG GAATCATCAGGAG AGTGCGAGGTGGACGTGCGGAAGCGGGC CGGTGTCAAGTGGCCCAGACCTGCAGACGAGAAGCAGTCAGCATCCGAGCTAGACCTCGTCCTCCAGAGGCACCAGGGCCTCCAGGAAAAGCTGGCTGAGGAGATGCTAGGCCTGGCCCGCAGCCTCAAGACCAACACACTGGCTGCCCAGAGTGTCATCAAGAAGGAcaaccag ACCCTGTCACATTCGCTCAAGATGGCAGACCAGAACCTGGAGAAGCTGAAGCTGGAGTCGGAGCGGCTGGAGCAGCACGCACAGAAGTCGGTGAACTGGCTGCTGTGGGCCATGCTCATCGTCGTGTGCTTCGTGTTCATCAGCATGATCCTGTTTATCCGCATCATGCCCCGGCTGAAATAA